CGGTGAGGACATGATTTCGGAGAGCCTCGGCATCCCCGTGAAAGCGGACCCGCAGATGTGGCTGAGGATCGCGGTATCTCATGAAGAACCAACGTCGCACATGCGGTCTTACTTCTTCAAGGAGCAGCGGAAGCTGGTGCGTGATAAAGAAGTTCTGTCTCTCTGATTGTGCGTAGAACTTTGCAAACAGCCATTTACCTCCGGGGGGATGGACAGTCTTGTTCTCTTCATGGACTACTGTGATCTTCTGTCCGGTGAATGGGGCGGGCGGGCGATGACGAGACTTCAGCGGTATGATGAGTTCATTACTGTGACCGTTGAGCCAGCCCAGTCGTCGGCCGCCATCCGTCATATCCTCGAGGAGGGAGACCTCCCCTCGAGTCAACTCCTGGCGCAGCATCTTTCGATGCCAATGATCGTTGAGGTCGATGCATATCGCCTGGTCCCGCCGTTTGATGTGAACGGTGTCCGGCACCCGGTAACGCTCGCGCCATTCGTCCAGACTTCTATTCCATGCCCGCCAACTCTTGGAAGTGTCCCGCATATGACGGTCGGCCTTCCACCGCAGTGGTGACAGCACGGTTCTTCCGTGTGTCACGCGTGGCAGGACCGGAAGAGCCTCGAGGCCGGCCCATCGCCACGCATACCATGGTTTGGCGCAAGAGAAGCTGAAGTCACTGAGCAATCGGGCCAGGTTCGGTGCTCCAGATTCCAAGTCCAGCATGTGGGGCACAACGGGGGTGACCCGTTGCCCAGTACGCCGCCAGGTGATCTCAAAACCACGAGCGTTTGATGAAACCAGCAGTTCTCGCCAGTCTATGACGCCCGGTTTTCGGAGGTCAGAGAACACCCCCAAGGGAATTTCAAAAGGCAGGAGATTCGTGGGAACCTGTATGACATTCAGTGCTCGAGGTGAGCTGGGGGTGAAGGTGACCTGCGCGTCGATGGTTTCCTCGTCACCTCCGGAACTCATGAGCTGGGCGGTGGTTCGGGAGGAGTCGAGAAGATGAGAGAATCGAGCTGTCGCAGCGCCTGCCACCCATGATCCGGCGAACGGTGAGGTGAGCAATTGAAAGTCACCGTTGTCCAGATCATGCGGATCGCGTGCCAAGACCTGAAGGCACAACTCCAGCGATCGAAGAGGCACCTGAGGCTTGCCACCGGACAAATGATTCAGTATTTCGTCCGTGAGGGCTAATTCTCGGTCACCCGCCAGTAGGGCATCGTGTACGATTTCGCCGAGAAATCGTCGTCTCTCGAGTGTCGCTGCTGTCTCTCGTCTAGACTCCTCATGCAGTAATCCCTCCGCAGGCGGATTGCGATAGCCACTGGGGTAGCCAAGACCTTTGTGTGGGTCGATCAATTCCGGAAGTGCCACAGCCGTGTGGATCCCGTACTTATCCCGGAACTTGACCAAATAATCGTTCAAGTGCGCACGCGGTTCGGCTTCCGGGGCTATGCGCCAGATGGTCGTGGCGTAGTTCTCCACTTCCTGGACGACCATGTGCGGCAGGGTTACCCGAACTCCAGAGCGCATTCCCGCGTTAATCGCAGGTTCTACTCCCTGTGACGTTTCCCGGATCGCTGCGAGTGCCCGATCCCAAGCGGCCCTTCCCGCACCCGATCCACTCTCTTCGTAGTCGGTAAGCGCAGATTGGACTTTCCTGAATCCATGCCCCGCAGCTGTTTCGATGAGTGCGTTACTCAGCTGCTCGGAATAGGTTTGGTCGATTTTGTTGGGAGAAATCGACGTGAGGAGGAAGCCATAGGAGATCATTTGAGCCAGCAAGCGGTCGATATCGCTCTCCGAGTACTGCGGGAAGGCGACCCCTGCGCTCTTTATCAGGTGATCGTACGGTATTGGCCCGCGTGCCGCTTCCAACAACCACTCAATGAACCCAGAGCAGCGAATGGAGGTCTCCCTCTGCGCTGTTCCTGACCTTGGCGATCTCTCCGCCCCGGCCACGACCCATGAGATATAGATGCGGCCGTCACGCACGGCGTGCAGGTTGTTGATCACCACGTTTACCCGACGCCGAATGGTTTCAACGTTCAACCACTGGGATACCGCCTCGTGCAGCCAATGACCGTCCAGGCTGGCAGATTTCTTGTTCGGGTCCCCATGAGTGACATCGGCAACTGGTCCGAGGGAGGAGCGCGCCACGCCGGCGAAGAGTCCGAACGGGGTTGACCTCCCCTCCATGCGCAAGGCGTACCGGGTCATGGACATCGCGATACTGGTGAGCTTTTTCAAGCTGAGCTCGCGGCCGCTTTCCACGTCGTCGAGCGCGCGCGAGAGAGCTGCGCTGGCTATGTGGACTGCCTCGCGGAGCACGGCGTCCTTTGCGAGATTGCTGATATATGTAACGAGGTCGGCCCGGGTTGTCGTTCCGTCGTCCGTCAGCGCAGGACTGGCGACGTGCCG
This genomic interval from Streptomyces asiaticus contains the following:
- a CDS encoding lantibiotic dehydratase encodes the protein MDNLVFNACDTLTLRVSALPRHRRHVASPALTDDGTTTRADLVTYISNLAKDAVLREAVHIASAALSRALDDVESGRELSLKKLTSIAMSMTRYALRMEGRSTPFGLFAGVARSSLGPVADVTHGDPNKKSASLDGHWLHEAVSQWLNVETIRRRVNVVINNLHAVRDGRIYISWVVAGAERSPRSGTAQRETSIRCSGFIEWLLEAARGPIPYDHLIKSAGVAFPQYSESDIDRLLAQMISYGFLLTSISPNKIDQTYSEQLSNALIETAAGHGFRKVQSALTDYEESGSGAGRAAWDRALAAIRETSQGVEPAINAGMRSGVRVTLPHMVVQEVENYATTIWRIAPEAEPRAHLNDYLVKFRDKYGIHTAVALPELIDPHKGLGYPSGYRNPPAEGLLHEESRRETAATLERRRFLGEIVHDALLAGDRELALTDEILNHLSGGKPQVPLRSLELCLQVLARDPHDLDNGDFQLLTSPFAGSWVAGAATARFSHLLDSSRTTAQLMSSGGDEETIDAQVTFTPSSPRALNVIQVPTNLLPFEIPLGVFSDLRKPGVIDWRELLVSSNARGFEITWRRTGQRVTPVVPHMLDLESGAPNLARLLSDFSFSCAKPWYAWRWAGLEALPVLPRVTHGRTVLSPLRWKADRHMRDTSKSWRAWNRSLDEWRERYRVPDTVHIKRRDQAICIDLNDHWHRKMLRQELTRGEVSLLEDMTDGGRRLGWLNGHSNELIIPLKSRHRPPAPFTGQKITVVHEENKTVHPPGGKWLFAKFYAQSERQNFFITHQLPLLLEEVRPHVRRWFFMRYRDPQPHLRVRFHGDAEALRNHVLTALERHTRRLQMSGAISSMQLASYEPEEHRYGGRAAMSWAEEIFHQDSTSALIQLRGRAHSGINMADELWAALNYAALLDSLGSWDWASWVHHAFQKEAEHEYYKKHRAEAERLIVPGRAAERLAEIFSAPTLKTLWQPSEASQNYAVAIGIDKAHPANEGTITSLLHMQHNRLIGINPEKEKRSYAILRGAVSAYWHKRRRGLV